The sequence TGAAGAACCAGTCGCTCGACTTCTCGTTCAGCGGGCTCAAGACCGCCGTGAGGATCCGCGCGACCGAGCTGGGCCTCGCGCACGCGCGCCCGTCCGGCGGCGAGGCGACCGACGCGGTCCGCGACCTCGTCGCATCGTTCCAGAGGACCGTGGCCGAGACCCTCGTCGCGACCACGCTCGCCGCGTGCCGGCGCGAGTCGGTGCCGACGGTGCTCCTGTCCGGAGGGGTCGCGTGCAACCGCCGCTTGCGCCGCGCCTTCGCCGAAGCGGAAGTCGCCGAGGGACTCCGCGTCTACGCGCCCTCGCCCCGCTACACGACCGACAACGCCGCCATGATCGGGGAGGCGGCGTTCCTTCACCTCGAGCGCGGGGATGTCGCGCCGTGGGACGTGAACGCCGACGCCCAGTGGAAGCTCGGCACGTGAATGGGAGTACCCTAACGCCCCGCATGAGGACGATCGATCTCGAAGGCAAGGTCGCGCTCGTCGCCGGAGTCGCCAACCAACGTTCGCTCGCCTGGGCGATCGCCGAGGCGCTCGCCGACGCCGGTGCGAAGCTCATCCTCACGTATCAGGGCGAGCGCCTCCAGAAGAACGTCGCCGAGCTGGCCGCCGAGCGCCCCGGCACTCTCATGTTCCCGTGCGACGTCACGAACGACGTCGAGATCTACGCGCTCTTCCAGCGCATCGCCGCGGCGAACGACGGGCGTCTCGACATCCTCGTCCACTCGATCGCCTTCGCGCGTCGCGAAGATCTCGACGGCGACTTCCGCAACACGAGCCGCGACGGCTGGCACACGGCGCTCGACATCAGCGCCTACTCGCTCCTCGCCCTCACGAACCGCGCCACGCCGCTCATGGAGGCGGCGGGAGGCGGGTCGATCGTGTCGCTCACCTTCCAGGCGAGCCAGCGCGTCTTCCCGAACTACAACGTCATGGGAAGCGCCAAGGCCGCGCTCGAGCACGCGACCCGCCAGCTCGCCTTCGAGCTGGGCCCGATGAACATCCGGGTCAACACGATCTCCGCCGGTCCGATCCCGACCCTCTCGGCGCGCGGCATCTCGGGGTTCTCGAGCATGGCGAGCCATCACAAGAAGACGGCGCCGCTCAAGCGGAACATCGAGGCGCGCGAGGTCGGCGACGCCGCGCTCTTCCTCTGCTCGCCGATGGCGTCGGGGATCACCGGATCGACGCTCTACGTCGACGCGGGCTACAACGTGATGGGCGTGTGAGGGTGAGGGTGAGGGGACAGCTTCCGAAACTCAGGCGGTAGCCCGGACCTCCGAGTTTCGGAAGCTGTCCCCTCTCTTGAGCTCTCTCCGCAGCTGCGCGGCGAACACCTTCCGCATGAGCTTGAGCTTGAGCTCGCCGGCCCAGAAACGGCGCGGGTCGTGCTGGAGCCAGCGCGCCTCCTCGGGGAGCATCACGAGCGAGACGTGGACGTTGTCCGCGACGCCGATGGGGAGGCCGTTCGTCATGCACGCCTCGTAGAGGCGGCGGAAGACGGGGACGAGTTCCTCGGTCTTGGGCGGCGGCACGTCGGCGAAGTCGGTGGCTTGGAGCGGGCGGAAAACGCACACGGTCGGGATGGCGCCGACGCTCGCGATCCAGTCGATGGCGCGGATCGAGTCCTCCGGCGGCTCGAGCCCGGCGATGATCTCGCCGTTGACGACCCACGGCTCGAAGCCGCGGCCCGTCGTTCCGACCTCCTGCGCACAGTAGCGGATCGCCTCGAGGTAGCGGTCGAGCCCGTACTCGCGGTGCTTGCCGGGGCAGACGGCGGCGAACCGGTCGCGGTTCCAGATCTCGAAGCAGAAGGAAACGCGGTTGACCCCCATGCGGCGTAGCTCGCGGTAGCGGGCGAGGTCGTGGTGCGGCGG is a genomic window of Candidatus Polarisedimenticolaceae bacterium containing:
- a CDS encoding enoyl-ACP reductase, with protein sequence MRTIDLEGKVALVAGVANQRSLAWAIAEALADAGAKLILTYQGERLQKNVAELAAERPGTLMFPCDVTNDVEIYALFQRIAAANDGRLDILVHSIAFARREDLDGDFRNTSRDGWHTALDISAYSLLALTNRATPLMEAAGGGSIVSLTFQASQRVFPNYNVMGSAKAALEHATRQLAFELGPMNIRVNTISAGPIPTLSARGISGFSSMASHHKKTAPLKRNIEAREVGDAALFLCSPMASGITGSTLYVDAGYNVMGV